From a single Bacteroidota bacterium genomic region:
- a CDS encoding glycosyltransferase codes for MTTPRKRILIAIDWYLPGFRGGGPITSIANLVDALGDEYDFLIVTSDTDQGESKPYLEIPTDRWVESGPHCSVWYCSAEGRGYRHFRKLLGETEYDLLYLNSMFSLRFTIFPLWSSRAAKPEVPVLLAPRGMLHAGALSLKPLKKKIFLRIIRLMGIDKHLIFQATDAQEVLDIKGIFGEDTKVLQASNLPRMHQPPFQSLDKQSGTLRMVFLSRLTEKKGLHFLLELLQTQTADIHLDIIGPDTEQGYWQRCLALIAQLPKNVTVNKQDGLPPQAAFEKLVTAHCFVMPTLGENFGHAIFESFLAGRPVLISDQTPWQGLENQLIGFDIQLEDHAGFRAAIDRLAAMDQVEWELWAKSSWRFAEAYLDRGNLAKESECMLNAALES; via the coding sequence ATGACAACGCCCCGCAAACGCATTTTGATTGCCATCGATTGGTACCTTCCTGGATTTCGCGGCGGAGGCCCGATCACTTCCATCGCCAATTTGGTGGATGCGCTTGGAGACGAATATGATTTTTTGATTGTCACTTCCGACACCGATCAAGGGGAATCCAAGCCATATTTGGAAATTCCGACCGATCGTTGGGTGGAATCGGGTCCCCATTGTAGCGTTTGGTATTGCAGTGCCGAAGGCCGCGGCTACCGCCATTTTAGAAAGCTGCTTGGCGAGACCGAATATGACTTGTTGTATCTGAACAGCATGTTTTCGCTGAGATTCACCATTTTTCCGCTTTGGAGCAGTCGCGCAGCCAAGCCGGAAGTTCCGGTATTGCTTGCACCGCGAGGGATGTTGCATGCGGGCGCACTGAGCCTGAAACCGCTGAAAAAGAAAATTTTCCTGCGGATCATTCGGCTTATGGGAATCGACAAGCACCTGATTTTCCAAGCCACCGATGCCCAAGAAGTTCTGGATATCAAAGGCATATTCGGCGAAGACACCAAGGTATTGCAAGCTTCGAATCTTCCGAGGATGCACCAACCGCCGTTTCAATCATTGGACAAGCAGTCAGGCACCCTTCGAATGGTTTTTTTGTCACGTTTGACCGAAAAAAAGGGACTACATTTTTTGCTGGAATTGCTTCAAACGCAAACCGCAGACATTCACCTCGACATCATCGGACCTGATACCGAGCAGGGTTATTGGCAACGTTGCTTGGCATTGATTGCGCAATTGCCCAAAAATGTCACGGTCAACAAGCAGGATGGCCTTCCGCCGCAGGCGGCCTTTGAAAAGCTGGTTACTGCCCATTGTTTTGTGATGCCTACTTTAGGCGAAAATTTTGGCCATGCAATCTTTGAGTCGTTTCTCGCTGGGCGGCCCGTGCTCATCAGTGACCAAACGCCTTGGCAAGGCTTGGAAAACCAATTGATAGGATTCGACATTCAGCTGGAAGACCATGCAGGGTTCCGCGCTGCCATCGACCGGCTCGCAGCAATGGATCAAGTTGAGTGGGAACTTTGGGCCAAATCCAGCTGGAGATTCGCAGAAGCCTATCTTGATCGGGGAAACTTGGCTAAGGAAAGTGAATGTATGCTCAATGCAGCATTGGAATCCTGA
- the asnB gene encoding asparagine synthase (glutamine-hydrolyzing): protein MCGIAGIVGKQPVPPETIQRMTAAIAHRGPDSEGFFEEGPVHLGHRRLSILDTSARGNQPMHDATGRYVLIHNGEIYNFKQVRQALGFAHGTETDTEVILAAYIQWGPACLQRFAGMWAFAIWDRVENSLFIARDRLGIKPIYYHFEDGRLLFASEIRALLQSKLFQPRVDRAGLGSYLVYQTVYGNGTLLEGVQMVPPGHYGIWKDGKWSLTQWWDIWENASLEAGQMDAAAIRTRIRGLLDQSIARRLVSDVPVGAFLSGGIDSSAVVALMAQSSAQPVDTFSVVFEEKEYDESEWSGLIAKKFATRHHPILLKPKDFLDALPAALAAMDHPSADGINSYVVSQVTRAQGVKVALSGLGGDELFAGYPVFSQLPAIGRSRLMHLPLGLRNAIAGIYGSFKKGRDADKKTALLRLPSASIDDVYPVFRTVYDWQAAQNLLQLPTTVQHPLQALLQNHSVTRKKLPLLSQIGGLEINSYTQSVLLRDTDQMSMAHALEVRVPFFDHDLVEFVMGIPDAIKQPPGYPKQLLVESLGDLLPQDLVHRKKMGFVFPWEQWLRGDLKSFAHDRIHEFNERGLLGSYEALPSIWHAFQAGKGPWLWPHIWLFVVLEEWLQRNEISE, encoded by the coding sequence ATGTGTGGTATTGCAGGCATTGTAGGTAAACAACCGGTCCCGCCGGAAACCATTCAGCGCATGACGGCCGCCATCGCCCACCGTGGCCCGGATTCCGAAGGTTTTTTTGAAGAGGGCCCCGTCCATTTAGGGCATCGGCGATTGAGCATTCTGGACACGAGTGCGCGCGGGAATCAACCCATGCACGATGCGACTGGGCGTTACGTGCTCATCCACAACGGCGAAATTTACAATTTCAAGCAGGTCAGGCAGGCTTTGGGCTTTGCCCATGGCACAGAAACCGACACCGAGGTAATCCTCGCAGCGTACATTCAATGGGGACCCGCATGCCTGCAACGTTTCGCTGGAATGTGGGCTTTTGCGATTTGGGACCGAGTTGAAAATTCGCTTTTCATTGCAAGGGATCGACTGGGAATCAAGCCGATCTATTACCATTTCGAAGATGGACGACTCCTTTTTGCCTCTGAAATACGCGCGTTGTTGCAAAGCAAGTTGTTCCAACCTCGCGTGGATCGCGCAGGATTGGGGAGCTACTTGGTTTACCAAACCGTGTACGGCAACGGCACCCTGCTCGAAGGCGTGCAAATGGTTCCTCCGGGCCACTATGGGATCTGGAAGGATGGCAAATGGAGCCTCACCCAATGGTGGGACATCTGGGAAAATGCCTCGTTGGAGGCTGGACAAATGGATGCGGCCGCCATTCGCACGAGAATTAGAGGTCTTTTGGACCAAAGCATTGCCCGTCGGCTCGTCAGCGATGTTCCTGTGGGAGCATTCCTGTCGGGTGGCATTGACTCGAGTGCTGTGGTCGCCTTGATGGCGCAATCCTCGGCGCAGCCGGTAGACACCTTTTCGGTTGTATTTGAGGAAAAAGAATATGACGAATCGGAATGGTCAGGGCTGATTGCAAAGAAATTCGCGACGCGCCACCACCCGATTCTCCTGAAGCCCAAAGACTTCCTCGATGCACTTCCTGCGGCATTGGCCGCCATGGACCATCCCAGTGCCGATGGCATCAACAGCTACGTCGTCTCGCAAGTCACACGGGCTCAAGGTGTCAAAGTCGCGCTCTCCGGGCTCGGCGGCGACGAATTGTTTGCCGGATATCCAGTCTTTTCGCAATTGCCTGCAATCGGTCGCAGTCGGCTCATGCATTTGCCACTAGGCCTACGCAACGCCATCGCTGGAATCTACGGCAGTTTCAAAAAGGGACGTGATGCAGATAAAAAGACCGCGCTTTTGCGCCTTCCTTCTGCCTCGATTGACGACGTTTACCCCGTTTTTCGCACGGTGTACGATTGGCAGGCTGCTCAAAATTTGCTTCAACTGCCGACGACGGTACAGCATCCGCTTCAAGCATTGCTGCAAAACCATTCGGTAACGCGCAAAAAACTGCCGCTGCTCAGCCAAATCGGCGGTTTGGAGATCAATAGCTATACCCAAAGTGTCTTGCTTCGCGACACCGATCAGATGAGCATGGCACATGCTTTGGAGGTACGGGTGCCGTTTTTTGACCATGACCTCGTCGAATTTGTCATGGGCATCCCCGACGCGATCAAACAGCCACCGGGTTATCCCAAGCAGCTTTTGGTCGAATCTTTGGGGGATCTGCTGCCGCAGGATTTGGTCCACCGGAAGAAAATGGGATTCGTTTTCCCTTGGGAACAATGGCTTCGCGGTGATTTGAAGTCCTTTGCGCATGACCGCATCCATGAATTTAATGAACGGGGACTTCTCGGCAGTTACGAGGCGCTGCCATCCATTTGGCATGCGTTCCAAGCCGGAAAGGGGCCATGGCTATGGCCGCATATTTGGCTGTTTGTCGTCTTGGAGGAATGGTTGCAACGAAATGAAATCTCCGAATGA
- a CDS encoding glycosyltransferase family 4 protein: MKVLVLYSEIAGYFVSCIKRFAELHDAEVHVVRWPINAEAPFRFSDHPRIFYYERKDFDTAGLLQLAHSIQPDALYISGWIDKPYLKVARAFFKLGKPVIAAFDTQWRGDFRQRLATWLSPFLFRRQFTHAWVPGMFQFEYARRLGFPREKILTGMYSADTALFEAVYGPAKAAKADKYPHQILYVGRYLDYKGVLELYHAFKELSEEQSHDWELLLVGNGPLKDELKETHNIRFQDFVQPDQLPQLAMTAGAFVLPSRRDAWGVVLHEFAAAGLPLISTDAAGGITAFVKEGYNGFVHRRRDKDSLKAVFKDLIVCTDDELRKMGSRSHELSKQISPDTWAATLYHITEGKG; the protein is encoded by the coding sequence ATGAAGGTTTTGGTGCTTTACTCCGAGATAGCGGGCTATTTCGTCTCCTGCATCAAACGGTTTGCTGAATTGCATGACGCAGAAGTCCATGTCGTGCGTTGGCCGATCAATGCAGAGGCTCCGTTCCGATTCTCCGATCATCCGCGCATCTTTTACTACGAAAGAAAGGACTTTGACACCGCTGGATTGCTCCAATTGGCGCATTCTATTCAACCGGATGCCCTTTATATCTCCGGCTGGATCGACAAACCTTACTTGAAAGTGGCGCGCGCCTTTTTCAAGTTGGGCAAGCCCGTTATTGCCGCCTTTGACACGCAATGGCGCGGCGATTTCCGTCAGCGGCTCGCCACATGGCTCTCTCCGTTCCTCTTCAGGAGACAATTCACCCATGCTTGGGTGCCCGGCATGTTCCAATTTGAATACGCCCGCAGACTCGGCTTTCCCCGCGAAAAGATCCTCACCGGAATGTATTCGGCAGACACTGCCTTGTTTGAGGCCGTCTATGGCCCCGCAAAAGCAGCCAAAGCCGATAAATATCCGCACCAAATTCTCTACGTCGGGCGGTATCTCGACTACAAAGGCGTCCTCGAATTGTACCATGCCTTCAAAGAACTCAGCGAGGAACAATCCCATGATTGGGAATTGCTCCTTGTCGGCAATGGCCCGCTCAAGGACGAACTGAAAGAAACGCATAATATTCGTTTTCAGGACTTTGTGCAGCCTGACCAACTTCCCCAACTGGCCATGACCGCTGGCGCCTTTGTCTTGCCGAGCCGTCGCGATGCCTGGGGCGTTGTTCTGCACGAATTCGCAGCCGCAGGCCTTCCCCTTATCTCCACCGACGCCGCAGGCGGCATCACTGCCTTTGTAAAAGAAGGCTACAATGGATTCGTTCACCGCCGCAGGGACAAAGATTCGCTCAAAGCTGTTTTCAAAGATCTCATTGTCTGCACCGACGACGAATTGCGAAAAATGGGAAGCCGAAGCCATGAATTGAGCAAGCAAATTTCGCCAGATACCTGGGCTGCAACGCTTTACCATATCACGGAGGGCAAAGGCTGA
- a CDS encoding O-antigen ligase family protein, translating to MLQFFDRHQILFLFILPTMLIAGVAASVLGMAICAAAVVYLWYRELHSSIVILFLFVLILGDSRVDIFQFIKDLRVEVMMLIFLITIFEVRNQRYKINAIMLYLLPFLAVALLALIFSPTIGVAFSKTISFAIFYFVLFNYVHHKLQVYGIQLMADVLYLIVTLLILGFIFLPLFPEFISYGGTRYNGIMGNPNGMGMLVTLATPITAYLFQKHSFPKRFKTFVWILITVSLLMCSSRNAIFSISLFWMLYLGLRGTPARRIFFMFVFLPGVAIILYKVDLETVFTTLGLDAYFRVKELDSGSGRIFAWAHAYELIKKAPLIGCGFSCEEYNFTNETSFQLWKSGHQGGVHNSYLAFAVNTGFVGTVFFLGFLLNAARMVRNWRFLIPFMFSILFSAIFESWLFSSLSAFHVLFLIFLVFLIVDTNKEELLVSNLAGDFSHEAAKGVIR from the coding sequence TTGTTACAATTTTTTGATCGACATCAGATTCTTTTTCTCTTCATCCTTCCGACGATGTTGATCGCTGGCGTTGCTGCCAGTGTATTGGGAATGGCGATATGTGCCGCCGCCGTGGTCTATCTTTGGTACCGGGAGCTGCACTCCTCCATTGTCATCCTTTTCCTTTTCGTGTTGATTCTCGGTGATTCAAGGGTCGACATTTTCCAATTTATAAAGGATCTGCGCGTAGAGGTCATGATGTTGATTTTTTTGATTACGATCTTTGAAGTACGTAATCAGCGCTATAAGATCAACGCAATCATGCTTTACCTGCTACCGTTTCTGGCGGTTGCTTTGCTCGCGCTCATTTTCAGCCCCACGATTGGCGTTGCCTTCAGCAAAACTATTTCGTTTGCCATTTTCTACTTCGTATTGTTCAACTATGTCCACCACAAGCTACAGGTATATGGGATACAGTTGATGGCAGATGTTCTTTACCTGATTGTGACATTGTTGATCCTCGGTTTCATTTTTCTACCGCTGTTCCCAGAATTTATTTCGTATGGCGGTACTCGGTACAATGGTATCATGGGAAATCCCAACGGGATGGGAATGCTCGTTACACTTGCGACCCCGATCACGGCATACCTGTTTCAAAAACATAGTTTCCCCAAGCGGTTTAAGACATTTGTTTGGATTCTGATCACCGTTTCCTTGCTGATGTGCAGTAGCCGAAACGCAATTTTTTCGATCAGCTTGTTTTGGATGTTGTATCTCGGCCTGCGTGGTACGCCAGCGCGCCGCATCTTTTTCATGTTTGTTTTCCTGCCTGGGGTCGCGATAATTTTATACAAAGTGGATTTGGAGACTGTTTTCACGACACTGGGACTTGATGCTTATTTCAGGGTCAAGGAATTGGATTCTGGATCAGGCAGGATTTTTGCATGGGCGCATGCCTATGAGTTGATCAAGAAAGCTCCGCTGATCGGCTGCGGATTTTCCTGTGAGGAGTACAACTTCACGAATGAAACCTCGTTTCAACTTTGGAAATCCGGGCATCAAGGTGGCGTGCACAATTCCTACCTCGCTTTTGCCGTCAATACAGGCTTTGTTGGTACAGTTTTCTTCTTGGGATTTCTGCTCAATGCGGCACGAATGGTGCGAAACTGGCGCTTTTTGATCCCTTTCATGTTTTCGATTCTCTTCTCAGCAATCTTCGAATCTTGGCTATTCTCGTCCCTTAGCGCCTTTCACGTTCTTTTCCTTATATTTCTGGTCTTCCTCATTGTAGACACCAACAAAGAGGAACTCCTGGTCTCCAATCTCGCTGGCGACTTTTCCCACGAAGCCGCGAAAGGAGTCATTCGATGA
- a CDS encoding glycosyltransferase family 4 protein — MASPRIPVVFCTDGIFPYSVGGMQRHSRLLVEALAATEELEITVLHPHLGEHIFKDLPHVTEVQLAPLPGKKHYFLELRDYSKLVLDELLLRPGQLIYSQGLSVWVGIDQVKDRLIVNPHGLEPFQVLGRKDQLKTWPYRYIFGRIFKKAAHVVSLGGSLTQILKRVGNADRVVVLPNATHLVQLPEEQLIKKKSTPLKFLFVGRFAYNKGIGVLLEAAKQLNGEGHQALFELHLAGKGPLFEEMRSRYPLANVHFHGFVSDADLDIAYLENHVFILPTLFEGMPTVVLEAMARAMPILVTDTGATRELVDAENGLILQKNDVQNLMQAMRTMIQMDHSQFGMLSAASLDRVQKRFTWEAVAEAHLRLFREMWHSL; from the coding sequence ATGGCATCACCCCGCATTCCCGTTGTATTTTGTACCGATGGCATCTTCCCCTATTCTGTAGGCGGAATGCAGCGGCATTCGCGCTTGCTTGTCGAAGCGCTTGCTGCAACCGAGGAACTGGAAATCACGGTTTTGCACCCACATTTGGGGGAACACATTTTCAAAGATCTACCCCATGTCACCGAGGTGCAGCTTGCCCCGCTGCCAGGCAAAAAGCACTATTTTCTTGAACTACGGGATTATTCAAAGCTCGTTTTGGACGAATTGTTGCTACGGCCGGGGCAACTGATCTATTCGCAGGGGCTATCGGTTTGGGTTGGAATCGATCAGGTCAAGGATCGATTGATCGTAAATCCACACGGGTTGGAACCCTTTCAAGTTTTGGGGAGGAAGGATCAGCTCAAAACTTGGCCCTATCGTTACATTTTTGGCAGAATATTCAAAAAAGCCGCCCACGTCGTGTCGCTCGGAGGCAGTTTGACGCAGATTCTCAAACGCGTAGGCAACGCCGATCGCGTCGTGGTGCTCCCCAATGCCACCCATCTGGTTCAACTGCCAGAGGAACAACTGATCAAGAAAAAGTCCACACCTTTGAAATTCCTCTTTGTAGGTCGTTTTGCCTACAACAAAGGGATTGGTGTTTTGCTCGAGGCTGCAAAGCAGCTGAATGGAGAAGGCCATCAGGCATTGTTTGAATTGCATCTCGCGGGCAAGGGTCCGCTTTTTGAGGAAATGAGGAGCCGCTACCCGCTTGCAAACGTCCACTTTCATGGATTCGTAAGTGACGCGGACCTCGACATCGCCTACTTGGAGAACCATGTTTTTATTTTGCCCACGCTGTTTGAGGGTATGCCCACGGTGGTGCTTGAAGCGATGGCCCGCGCAATGCCGATTCTCGTAACGGACACAGGCGCTACGCGCGAGTTGGTCGATGCTGAAAATGGGCTCATTCTTCAAAAAAATGACGTTCAGAACCTCATGCAGGCGATGCGCACCATGATTCAGATGGACCATTCACAATTCGGGATGTTGTCGGCCGCATCCTTGGATCGCGTCCAGAAACGGTTTACATGGGAAGCGGTTGCAGAAGCGCATTTGCGATTGTTTCGGGAAATGTGGCATTCTTTGTAG
- a CDS encoding MBOAT family protein: MLFNSVEFLIFLPLVLIGYFLLPYKLRWVFVLLCSYYFYMCWRIEYVLLIMFSTAFDYVVVRTLGEAKDPRKRKILLWTSLGMNLSVLIFFKYFDFLMRSGNAVIEMTNGGAPLPILHLILPVGISFYTFQSMAYAIDVYQRKIPAETHLGYFALFVCYWPQLVAGPIERAGNMLPKLKAHNAFDYDRTVQGLNRIAFGFFKKVVVADRLAVYVNEVYGHPQDFGTIAIAIAALFFAFQIYCDFSGYTDIAIGCARIMGVNLVENFDRPYLSRSITDFWRRWHMSLSGWFRDYVYIPLGGSRVIKWRMYYNLFLTFLVSGLWHGANWTFVIWGAFHGLLLVWEKLTENGRKKLRESAFVSKIPRIWALLTMALTFSLVVIGWVFFRSKNLGQATMVLKKLFVPDLHFNLGEVLGYNGPFNFAVSLLVIGLLLLSYLLPKDLKMRHNLAFLVVTGIVILLFGKGGSSDFIYFQF; encoded by the coding sequence ATGCTTTTCAACTCGGTCGAATTTCTCATCTTTTTGCCGCTCGTATTGATCGGCTACTTCTTGTTGCCCTACAAGTTGCGGTGGGTATTTGTTTTGCTCTGCTCCTACTACTTCTATATGTGCTGGCGCATCGAGTACGTGCTCCTGATCATGTTCTCAACGGCATTTGACTATGTCGTCGTGCGCACCCTCGGGGAGGCAAAGGATCCCCGAAAACGAAAAATCCTGCTTTGGACGAGCTTGGGAATGAACCTCTCAGTCCTCATTTTCTTCAAATACTTCGATTTTCTGATGCGGTCGGGCAATGCCGTCATCGAAATGACGAACGGAGGCGCGCCCCTGCCGATTTTGCATCTGATCCTGCCTGTGGGCATCAGCTTCTATACGTTTCAATCGATGGCGTATGCGATTGACGTGTACCAACGAAAAATCCCAGCAGAGACCCATCTCGGTTATTTTGCCCTGTTTGTATGCTATTGGCCGCAGTTGGTGGCAGGGCCTATTGAAAGAGCAGGCAACATGTTGCCCAAGCTTAAAGCACACAACGCTTTTGATTACGACCGCACGGTTCAAGGACTCAACCGGATTGCCTTTGGATTTTTCAAAAAGGTGGTGGTAGCTGACCGCTTGGCGGTCTATGTCAATGAGGTCTATGGCCATCCGCAAGACTTCGGAACCATCGCCATTGCGATTGCAGCGCTGTTTTTTGCCTTCCAGATCTACTGCGATTTTTCCGGATATACTGACATTGCCATCGGCTGCGCGCGCATCATGGGCGTGAACCTTGTCGAAAATTTTGACCGACCTTACCTTTCCAGGAGCATCACGGATTTCTGGCGGCGTTGGCATATGTCCCTATCCGGATGGTTTCGCGACTATGTTTACATCCCCTTGGGAGGGAGTCGCGTGATCAAATGGAGGATGTACTACAACCTTTTTCTGACGTTTTTGGTGAGTGGCCTCTGGCACGGGGCAAATTGGACTTTTGTCATCTGGGGCGCCTTTCACGGGCTACTCCTTGTTTGGGAAAAGCTTACAGAAAATGGCCGAAAAAAGCTCCGGGAATCAGCGTTTGTGTCCAAAATTCCCCGAATATGGGCACTGTTGACGATGGCATTGACTTTTTCATTGGTCGTCATCGGATGGGTATTTTTCCGCTCCAAAAATCTTGGACAGGCGACAATGGTGCTCAAAAAGCTGTTTGTGCCCGATCTTCATTTCAACCTCGGCGAGGTGCTTGGCTACAACGGACCTTTCAATTTTGCGGTGAGCTTGTTGGTGATCGGGCTTCTGCTGCTTTCCTACTTGCTTCCCAAAGACTTGAAAATGCGGCACAATTTGGCTTTTTTGGTCGTGACAGGCATTGTGATTTTATTGTTCGGGAAAGGAGGATCAAGTGACTTCATCTACTTCCAGTTCTGA